The proteins below are encoded in one region of Cucurbita pepo subsp. pepo cultivar mu-cu-16 chromosome LG10, ASM280686v2, whole genome shotgun sequence:
- the LOC111803494 gene encoding mRNA-capping enzyme-like isoform X2, with translation MDLNASPVPEEDEETFDRHEVAYSAPEDHIETGASIARREREERKRRLKRDRSIERPVHEYQQPARDQSYPAKNQKTVRSRLPPGWLDCPAFGQEICCMIPSKVPLGDTFSDCVAPGKRYAFKQAIHQQRVWGRKLGLVIDLTNSYRYYTTTDLNKEGIKYVKIPCKGRDSVPDNKSVNMFVYEVSQFISRQKHSKKYILVHCTHGHNRTGYMIINYLARALSISVTQALKMFSDARPPGIYKPDYIDALYAFYHEKKPELVVYPPTPEWKRSSDLDLNGEAVPDDDDDGGSAAPLNENHDDAAQVMTNDDILGDEIPEDQERAFKHFCYQMLKMNAGARANLQFPGSHPVSLNRENLQLLRQRYYYATWKADGTRYMMLITMDGCYLIDRGFKFRRVQMRFPYRNANDGLVEKIHNYTLLDGEMIIDTLPDSQKQERRYLIYDMMAINHVSVTERPFYERWKMLEKEVIEPRNYERQNIYQSRNPQYRYDLEPFRVRRKDFWLLSTVTKLLKEFIPRLSHDADGLIFQGWDDAYVPRTHEGLLKWKYPEMNSVDFLFEMGDDDSQTLILFERGKRKTMEGNRVKFKDGDPSFYSGKIVECSWDSDERVWVCMRIRTDKTTPNDFNTYRKVMRSIKDNITEEDLLKEIHEIIRLPMYADRIRNDSKAAQHTNSTRRR, from the exons ATGGACTTAAATGCCTCGCCGGTGCCTGAAGAGGACGAAGAGACGTTTGATAGACATGAAGTGGCGTATAGTGCTCCAGAGGATCATATAGAGACTGGTGCCAGTATTGCACGGCGG GAacgagaagaaagaaaaaggcgGCTGAAAAGAGATCGCTCTATTGAGAGACCGGTGCATGAATACCAACAGCCGGCACGGGATCAGTCTTACCCTgctaaaaaccaaaaaactGTTAGAAGCAGGCTTCCTCCAG GTTGGTTGGATTGCCCTGCTTTTGGTCAAGAAATATGTTGCATGATTCCTTCCAAAGTTCCTCTGGGCGACACCTTCAGTGATTGTGTAGCACCTGGTAAAAGATATGCATTTAAGCAAGCGATCCATCAGCAGAGAGTTTGGGGGAGAAAA CTCGGTTTGGTGATTGATTTGACAAATTCTTATCGTTATTATACAACGACAGATTTGAATAAAGAGGGTATCAAGTATGTTAAG ATTCCTTGCAAGGGGAGGGATTCTGTACCTGACAACAAGTCGGTCAATATGTTCGTTTACGAG gTCAGTCAGTTTATTTCTCGTCAGAAACACTCAAAGAAGTATATTCTTGTCCATTGCACGCATGGCCATAATCGCACTGGATATATGATCATAAATTATCTTGCGCGTGCACTATCCATTTCTGTTACCCAG GCTCTTAAAATGTTTTCCGATGCACGTCCTCCTGGAATTTACAAGCCAGATTACATTGATGCATTATATGCCTTCTATCATGAAAAAAAACCTGAATTGGTTGTTTACCCACCCACACCTGAGTGGAAGAGATCCTCAGATCTTGATCTTAATGGTGAAGCAGTTCCggatgatgacgatgatggAGGTTCTGCTGCTCCTTTGAAT GAAAATCATGATGATGCTGCTCAAGTGATGACAAATGATGATATATTGGGTGATGAGATACCTGAGGACCAAGAACGTGCTTTTAAACACTTCTGCTATCAAATGCTTAAAATGAATGCGGGA gCAAGAGCGAATTTGCAATTTCCTGGGTCGCATCCTGTGTCTCTTAACAG AGAGAATCTTCAACTGCTAAGGCAACGCTATTATTATGCCACGTGGAAAGCTGATGGAACAAGATATATGATGCTAATAACCATGGATGGATGCTACTTGATTGACAGgggttttaaatttagaagagTCCAAATGAGATTTCCGTACAGAAATGCAAATGAT GGCCTAGTTGAGAAGATTCACAACTACACACTCCTTGATGGAGAAATGATCATTGACACTCTGCCGGACTCACAGAAGCAAGAGAGAAGATATcttatatatgatatgatggCAATTAATCATGTTTCAGTCACTGAG CGTCCTTTCTATGAACGGTGGAAGATGCTTGAGAAAGAAGTGATCGAACCTCGTAATTACGAGCGCCAGAATATTTACCAGAGTAGGAACCCTCAGTATAGATATGACCTAGAGCCATTCAGG GTGAGGAGGAAAGACTTTTGGTTGCTCTCCACAGTTACCAAACTTTTGAAGGAGTTCATACCGAGGCTTTCACATGATGCCGATGGTCTAATATTTCAG ggGTGGGATGATGCTTATGTTCCTCGAACTCATGAGGGTCTTTTAAAGTGGAAATATCCAGAAATGAATTCAGTCGACTTCCTTTTCGAG ATGGGGGACGATGATTCTCAGACGCTTATTTTGTTCGAACGAGGAAAGAGGAAAACAATGGAAGGAAATAGGGTTAAGTTCAAAG ATGGCGATCCCTCCTTCTATTCAGGAAAGATTGTTGAGTGCTCTTGGGATTCTGATGAACGAGTATGGGTCTGCATGCGTATCAGGACAGACAAAACAACTCCTAATGATTTCAATACATATAGAAAG GTTATGCGGAGCATTAAAGACAACATCACGGAGGAGGATTTGTTGAAGGAAATTCATGAGATCATACGCTTGCCTATGTATGCTGATAGGATAAGGAATGATAGTAAAGCAGCCCAACATACGAATTCAACACGACGGAGGTGA
- the LOC111803846 gene encoding protein DEFECTIVE IN EXINE FORMATION 1-like, with translation MKFSGISALFICLILFAPSNLIHGDEAKKNKFRERVATDDALGYPEIDEDALLNTQCPKNLELRWQTEVSSSVYATPLIADINSDGKLEIVVPSFVHYLEVLEGSDGDKMPGWPAFHQSTVHASPLLYDIDKDGVREIALATYNGEVLFFRVSGYLMTDKLEIPRRRVRKNWYVSLNPDPVDRSHPDVHDEQLITEAMNSKSTSQTNGSVPELNHTTQTLMNGSVTELNTSATIPNQMLNVSDTMNNSKVNDRKVEPDIVLPTSMTNNASMNVTTGNLDDKNATGTSRRLLEVNDPKQSEEDGSGSNANGSGDEHVATVENDEPLEAGADQSFEIFRENDELADEYNYDYDDYVDESMWGDEEWTEDKHEKVEEYVDIDAHLLCTPVIADIDNDGVSEMIVAVSYFFDHEYYDNPEHKKELGDLDIGKYVAGAIVVFNLDTKQVKWTAELDLSTDSANFRAYIYSSPTVIDLDGDGNLDILVGTSYGLFYVLDHQGKVREKFPLEMADIQGAVVAADINDDGKIELVTADTHGNVAAWTAKGEEIWEKNLKSLIPQGPSIGDVDGDGHTDVVVPTVSGNIYVLSGKDGSFVRPYPYRTHGRVMNQILLVDLNKRNDKKKGLTLVTSSFDGYLYLIDGPTSCADVIDIGETSYSMVLADNVDGGDDLDLIVSTMNGNVFCFSTPAPHHPLKEWRSTNQGRNNVATRYNREGVFISQSSRTFRDEEGKNFWVEIEIVDRYRNPSGTQAPYNITTTLMVPGNYQGERKIKQNQIFKEPGKYRIKLPTVSVRTTGTVLVEMVDKNGLYFSDEFSLTFHMYYYKLLKWLLVLPMLGMFGVLMILRPQEPVPLPSFSRNTNL, from the exons ATGAAATTCTCGGGGATTTCAgctctttttatttgtttaattctcTTTGCTCCGTCGAATTTGATTCACGGTGACGAGgccaagaaaaacaaatttcgtGAACGAGTAGCCACGGATGATGCCCTTGGATACCCTGAGAT AGATGAGGATGCTTTGTTGAATACACAATGCCCAAAGAATTTGGAGCTACGATGGCAAACGGAAGTAAGTTCTAGCGTGTATGCTACCCCCTTGATCGCTGATATTAACAG tGATGGGAAGCTTGAGATAGTGGTTCCATCTTTTGTTCACTACCTTGAAGTTTTAGAAGGTTCTGATGGAGATAAAATGCCAG GGTGGCCTGCTTTCCATCAGTCAACTGTGCACGCTAGTCCTCTTCTATATGATATAGACAAAGATGGTGTGAGGGAAATAGCTTTGGCCACATACAATGGAGAAGTACTCTTTTTCAG GGTGTCAGGATATCTGATGACAGATAAGTTAGAGATACCACGTCGCCGTGTGCGCAAGAATTGGTATGTGAGTCTAAATCCAGATCCAGTGGACCGATCTCATCCAGATGTTCATGATGAACAACTTATCACAGAAGCaatgaattcaaaatcaacGTCTC AAACAAACGGAAGTGTTCCAGAGTTAAACCATACAACCCAGACCTTGATGAATGGAAGTGTGACTGAACTAAATACTTCGGCTACCATACCAAATCAAATGTTGAATGTTTCAGATACCATGAATAACAGTAAGGTGAATGACAGAAAAGTTgaaccagatattgtcctgcCTACAAGCATGACCAATAATGCTtctatgaatgttacaactggAAATCTCGATGATAAGAATGCAACTGGGACGAGTAGAAGACTTTTGGAAGTTAATGACCCCAAACAATCTGAAGAAGATGGTTCTGGGTCCAACGCAAATGGTAGTGGAGATGAGCATGTTGCCACAGTTGAAAATGATGAACCTTTAGAAGCAGGGGCTGATCAATCATTTGAGATATTCCGTGAAAATGATGAACTTGCTGATGAGTATAATTATGACTATGATGATTATGTTGATGAATCCATGTGGGGAGATGAGGAGTGGACTGAAGATAAGCATGAAAAAGTGGAGGAATATGTGGATATTGACGCACATTTATTGTGCACTCCT GTCATAGCTGACATAGACAATGATGGGGTATCTGAAATGATTGTAGCTGTTTCATACTTTTTTGATCACGA GTACTACGATAACCCAGAGCACAAGAAAGAATTGGGTGATCTTGATATTGGGAAATATGTAGCTGGTGCTATTGTTGTTTTCAATCTGGATACAAAGCAAGTGAAGTGGACAGCTGAACTAGACTTGAGCACAGATTCTGCAAACTTTCGTGCTTATATATATTCCTCCCCTACTGTCATTGATTTGGATGGTGATGGGAATCTGGATATTCTTGTTGGAACATCCTATGGCTTGTTCTATGTCTtggatcatcaag GCAAGGTGAGAGAAAAATTTCCTCTTGAAATGGCTGATATTCAGGGAGCTGTTGTTGCAGCTGATATCAATGATGATGGAAAAATTGAACTTGTGACTGCTGATACACACGGAAATGTTGCTGCCTGGACTGCTAAGGGTGAAGAAATTTGGGAAAAGAATCTAAAGAGTCTTATACCGCAG GGTCCCTCCATTGGCGATGTCGATGGGGATGGTCATACTGATGTGGTGGTACCAACAGTATCAGGAAACATATATGTTCTGAGTGGCAAAGATGGGTCATTTGTTCGTCCTTACCCCTATAGAACCCATGGAAGAGTGatgaatcaaattcttctcGTTGATCTGAATAAACGTAATGACAAAAAGAAGGGACTTACTCTAGTCACATCATCATTTGATGGCTATTTGTATCTCATTGATGGACCTACATCCTGTGCCGATGTTATTGACATTGGCGAGACGTC ATATAGCATGGTTCTGGCTGACAATGTTGATGGTGGAGATGACCTTGATCTTATTGTCTCAACCATGAATGGGAATGTTTTCTGCTTTTCAACTCCTGCTCCTCACCATCCCCTCAAG gaaTGGAGATCAACCAATCAAGGACGAAACAACGTTGCAACTCGGTACAACCGTGAAGGTGTTTTCATTTCACAGTCCTCTAGAACTTTCCGTGATGAGGAAGGCAAGAACTTCTGGGTCGAGATTGAGATTGTCGACCGTTACAGAAATCCATCTGGGACTCAAGCACCATATAACATCACT ACAACCTTGATGGTTCCTGGCAATTACCAGggagagaggaaaataaaacaaaaccagATCTTCAAAGAACCAGGCAAATATAGGATCAAACTTCCAACCGTCAGTGTTAGAACCACAGGCACTGTTTTGGTGGAGATGGTTGACAAGAATGGACTCTATTTTTCAGATGAGTTCTCCCTCACATTCCACA
- the LOC111803494 gene encoding mRNA-capping enzyme-like isoform X1: MDLNASPVPEEDEETFDRHEVAYSAPEDHIETGASIARREREERKRRLKRDRSIERPVHEYQQPARDQSYPAKNQKTVRSRLPPGWLDCPAFGQEICCMIPSKVPLGDTFSDCVAPGKRYAFKQAIHQQRVWGRKLGLVIDLTNSYRYYTTTDLNKEGIKYVKIPCKGRDSVPDNKSVNMFVYEVSQFISRQKHSKKYILVHCTHGHNRTGYMIINYLARALSISVTQALKMFSDARPPGIYKPDYIDALYAFYHEKKPELVVYPPTPEWKRSSDLDLNGEAVPDDDDDGGSAAPLNENHDDAAQVMTNDDILGDEIPEDQERAFKHFCYQMLKMNAGARANLQFPGSHPVSLNRENLQLLRQRYYYATWKADGTRYMMLITMDGCYLIDRGFKFRRVQMRFPYRNANDGLVEKIHNYTLLDGEMIIDTLPDSQKQERRYLIYDMMAINHVSVTERPFYERWKMLEKEVIEPRNYERQNIYQSRNPQYRYDLEPFRVRRKDFWLLSTVTKLLKEFIPRLSHDADGLIFQGWDDAYVPRTHEGLLKWKYPEMNSVDFLFEVMGDDDSQTLILFERGKRKTMEGNRVKFKDGDPSFYSGKIVECSWDSDERVWVCMRIRTDKTTPNDFNTYRKVMRSIKDNITEEDLLKEIHEIIRLPMYADRIRNDSKAAQHTNSTRRR, translated from the exons ATGGACTTAAATGCCTCGCCGGTGCCTGAAGAGGACGAAGAGACGTTTGATAGACATGAAGTGGCGTATAGTGCTCCAGAGGATCATATAGAGACTGGTGCCAGTATTGCACGGCGG GAacgagaagaaagaaaaaggcgGCTGAAAAGAGATCGCTCTATTGAGAGACCGGTGCATGAATACCAACAGCCGGCACGGGATCAGTCTTACCCTgctaaaaaccaaaaaactGTTAGAAGCAGGCTTCCTCCAG GTTGGTTGGATTGCCCTGCTTTTGGTCAAGAAATATGTTGCATGATTCCTTCCAAAGTTCCTCTGGGCGACACCTTCAGTGATTGTGTAGCACCTGGTAAAAGATATGCATTTAAGCAAGCGATCCATCAGCAGAGAGTTTGGGGGAGAAAA CTCGGTTTGGTGATTGATTTGACAAATTCTTATCGTTATTATACAACGACAGATTTGAATAAAGAGGGTATCAAGTATGTTAAG ATTCCTTGCAAGGGGAGGGATTCTGTACCTGACAACAAGTCGGTCAATATGTTCGTTTACGAG gTCAGTCAGTTTATTTCTCGTCAGAAACACTCAAAGAAGTATATTCTTGTCCATTGCACGCATGGCCATAATCGCACTGGATATATGATCATAAATTATCTTGCGCGTGCACTATCCATTTCTGTTACCCAG GCTCTTAAAATGTTTTCCGATGCACGTCCTCCTGGAATTTACAAGCCAGATTACATTGATGCATTATATGCCTTCTATCATGAAAAAAAACCTGAATTGGTTGTTTACCCACCCACACCTGAGTGGAAGAGATCCTCAGATCTTGATCTTAATGGTGAAGCAGTTCCggatgatgacgatgatggAGGTTCTGCTGCTCCTTTGAAT GAAAATCATGATGATGCTGCTCAAGTGATGACAAATGATGATATATTGGGTGATGAGATACCTGAGGACCAAGAACGTGCTTTTAAACACTTCTGCTATCAAATGCTTAAAATGAATGCGGGA gCAAGAGCGAATTTGCAATTTCCTGGGTCGCATCCTGTGTCTCTTAACAG AGAGAATCTTCAACTGCTAAGGCAACGCTATTATTATGCCACGTGGAAAGCTGATGGAACAAGATATATGATGCTAATAACCATGGATGGATGCTACTTGATTGACAGgggttttaaatttagaagagTCCAAATGAGATTTCCGTACAGAAATGCAAATGAT GGCCTAGTTGAGAAGATTCACAACTACACACTCCTTGATGGAGAAATGATCATTGACACTCTGCCGGACTCACAGAAGCAAGAGAGAAGATATcttatatatgatatgatggCAATTAATCATGTTTCAGTCACTGAG CGTCCTTTCTATGAACGGTGGAAGATGCTTGAGAAAGAAGTGATCGAACCTCGTAATTACGAGCGCCAGAATATTTACCAGAGTAGGAACCCTCAGTATAGATATGACCTAGAGCCATTCAGG GTGAGGAGGAAAGACTTTTGGTTGCTCTCCACAGTTACCAAACTTTTGAAGGAGTTCATACCGAGGCTTTCACATGATGCCGATGGTCTAATATTTCAG ggGTGGGATGATGCTTATGTTCCTCGAACTCATGAGGGTCTTTTAAAGTGGAAATATCCAGAAATGAATTCAGTCGACTTCCTTTTCGAGGTT ATGGGGGACGATGATTCTCAGACGCTTATTTTGTTCGAACGAGGAAAGAGGAAAACAATGGAAGGAAATAGGGTTAAGTTCAAAG ATGGCGATCCCTCCTTCTATTCAGGAAAGATTGTTGAGTGCTCTTGGGATTCTGATGAACGAGTATGGGTCTGCATGCGTATCAGGACAGACAAAACAACTCCTAATGATTTCAATACATATAGAAAG GTTATGCGGAGCATTAAAGACAACATCACGGAGGAGGATTTGTTGAAGGAAATTCATGAGATCATACGCTTGCCTATGTATGCTGATAGGATAAGGAATGATAGTAAAGCAGCCCAACATACGAATTCAACACGACGGAGGTGA